A window of the Mucilaginibacter sp. cycad4 genome harbors these coding sequences:
- a CDS encoding LysR substrate-binding domain-containing protein produces MELRQLKYFIKAAELQNFTDAAAAVFITQSTLSQQIKQLEDELQLPLFDRVAKRVRLTEAGKSFLPYAQKTVRDAEEGRDMLKDLMNLQSGTLTVGTTYGLTNLLTKAVLDFSAKYPNIKLQIGFGTTQDLLTQLEQGRLDMMLSFMPEQQTAAIQSERIFSSCLALIVHSDHLLAQKKQVNLRQLSEIPLLLPSAGYSIRNYLDSVLLKHQVAPNVKMEVNDIHMLLQLVDTGRWATVLMGSSAFNHPSLKAIKITGAGMAREATIAWPRNAYRKRSALALAQNLTIYATDYHVDESDIAS; encoded by the coding sequence ATGGAACTTCGCCAATTGAAATACTTCATAAAAGCTGCCGAATTACAAAACTTTACCGACGCCGCAGCGGCGGTGTTTATTACCCAAAGCACGCTATCGCAACAAATTAAACAGCTGGAAGATGAATTACAGTTACCGTTGTTTGATCGTGTGGCCAAGCGCGTACGCCTTACCGAAGCGGGTAAGTCCTTTTTGCCTTATGCGCAAAAAACCGTGAGGGATGCCGAAGAAGGGCGCGATATGCTTAAAGACCTAATGAACCTGCAAAGCGGCACCCTTACCGTTGGCACCACCTACGGGCTTACAAATTTGCTTACTAAGGCTGTGTTGGATTTCAGTGCCAAATATCCCAATATCAAATTGCAGATCGGCTTCGGCACAACGCAGGACCTCCTCACGCAGTTGGAGCAGGGCAGACTGGATATGATGCTATCTTTTATGCCTGAGCAACAAACGGCTGCTATCCAATCGGAAAGGATCTTTTCATCCTGCCTTGCGCTTATCGTTCATTCAGATCATCTGCTGGCTCAAAAGAAACAGGTAAATCTAAGGCAGCTCAGCGAAATCCCTTTGTTATTGCCCTCGGCAGGATATAGTATTCGTAATTACCTTGATAGCGTATTGCTAAAACACCAGGTAGCGCCCAACGTTAAAATGGAAGTTAATGACATCCATATGCTCCTGCAACTGGTTGATACGGGCAGATGGGCCACTGTACTCATGGGCTCTTCGGCTTTTAATCATCCCAGTCTCAAAGCTATCAAGATCACCGGCGCAGGCATGGCCCGGGAAGCAACAATTGCCTGGCCAAGGAACGCCTACCGCAAACGCTCCGCATTGGCGCTGGCACAAAACCTCACAATTTATGCAACAGATTATCATGTAGACGAAAGCGATATCGCCTCGTGA
- a CDS encoding DUF2339 domain-containing protein, giving the protein MDVLAVVLLVVVIIMMLNHKGSLNNKIRDLEFKIFELKRLVEQLKITRIVNEDVKKAEGPAPATAPPPAPVTPITPESPVEKPQPPVEAEIKPQPPKPPIIERQPEVIEDSLSIINRPIKTRDFEPAKPLQPKPSFFERHPDLEKFIGENLINKIGIAILVLAIGFFVKYAIDNDWIGLVGRVGIGIVCGGILIGVAHALRNSYKAFSSVLVGGGLAVFYFTITLAYQQFHLFNSQTTAFIILIVITIFAVALSLLYDKQELAVIALVGGFASPFMVSNGSANYNALFIYLLILNTGLLIIAYYKAWRVLNIVSFGFTVIVFSTVLYTLTPPTYHFGFIYASIFYALYFVINIANNVRENKKFIASDFSILLLNTGLYFAVGLYLLTRMHDEQYRGLFCVSLAVVNLVLSYILFRNRKVDTNILYLLIGITLTFISLAAPIQLHGNNITIFWASEAVLLYWLYQRSGIQLMKITSLLLWIAMLLSLAMDWYQTYTMTNEALTIIANKGFITTLCAAISSFLLAILVKRDQSKQAYAAAFSEQLFGIAALVLLFLSGLLEINHQLLNHYPGSGLNTLYMMVYTPVFVFIYYTLSAKIEVINFANGVKLAILLACVTVYLILMPQYYDLQHLMLEGGKPAASHFIAHWIGTVFVGLLFYRVIRLCQQTLDEGAKKVFTWVLSAGVVLFLSLEVSLMSNLMFFSKTNTIDSIETVYVKTGLPVLWGLLSFALMWLGMKYKLKAMRVASLTLFSLTLLKLFLFDIKNIPVWGKIAAFFCLGVLLLIVAFMYQRTAKKSIADDEAKKNE; this is encoded by the coding sequence ATGGATGTATTAGCGGTTGTCTTATTAGTGGTTGTCATTATAATGATGCTGAACCACAAAGGCAGTTTAAATAATAAGATCAGAGATCTCGAATTTAAAATATTTGAATTAAAGCGCCTTGTTGAGCAGCTTAAAATAACCCGGATAGTTAACGAGGACGTTAAAAAAGCGGAAGGGCCTGCGCCGGCAACCGCTCCGCCCCCTGCACCTGTTACCCCGATCACCCCCGAGTCTCCTGTTGAAAAGCCACAGCCGCCGGTTGAGGCCGAAATAAAACCTCAGCCGCCCAAGCCGCCAATTATTGAAAGGCAACCCGAAGTTATTGAAGACAGCTTATCAATCATCAATCGCCCAATAAAAACACGCGACTTTGAACCTGCAAAACCGTTACAGCCCAAGCCGTCTTTCTTTGAGCGCCATCCCGATCTGGAGAAATTCATCGGTGAAAACCTCATCAATAAAATAGGTATAGCCATCCTGGTGCTGGCCATCGGGTTCTTTGTAAAATACGCTATTGATAACGATTGGATTGGCTTAGTTGGCCGTGTAGGCATAGGTATAGTTTGCGGTGGTATTTTAATTGGTGTTGCGCATGCACTTCGTAATAGCTATAAGGCATTCAGCTCGGTGCTGGTAGGCGGTGGTTTAGCGGTATTTTACTTTACCATAACGCTGGCGTATCAACAGTTTCATTTGTTTAATAGCCAAACAACAGCGTTCATTATTTTAATTGTGATCACCATTTTTGCGGTGGCACTCTCCCTGTTATATGATAAGCAGGAGCTGGCCGTAATTGCTTTGGTTGGCGGCTTTGCAAGCCCGTTCATGGTTAGTAACGGCAGCGCCAATTATAATGCTTTGTTTATTTACCTGTTGATATTGAATACCGGCCTGCTCATTATTGCTTATTACAAGGCATGGCGGGTGCTTAATATTGTATCGTTCGGATTTACTGTGATTGTTTTTTCGACAGTATTGTATACGCTTACCCCGCCTACCTACCATTTCGGCTTTATTTATGCCAGCATTTTTTACGCCCTTTACTTTGTTATCAACATAGCCAATAACGTGCGCGAAAACAAAAAATTCATCGCCTCCGATTTCAGCATTTTGCTTCTTAATACCGGTTTATATTTTGCTGTCGGTTTGTACCTGTTAACCAGGATGCATGATGAGCAGTACCGTGGTTTATTTTGTGTGAGTTTGGCTGTCGTGAACCTGGTGCTGTCATACATCCTGTTCCGCAACCGTAAGGTGGATACCAATATATTATACCTGCTTATCGGTATTACTTTAACCTTTATTTCGTTAGCGGCCCCTATCCAGCTGCATGGTAATAACATCACCATTTTCTGGGCTTCGGAAGCAGTATTGCTTTACTGGCTTTACCAGCGTTCGGGCATCCAGCTTATGAAAATCACTTCATTATTGCTGTGGATAGCCATGCTGCTGAGCCTGGCGATGGATTGGTACCAAACCTATACCATGACCAACGAAGCGCTAACCATTATCGCTAACAAAGGCTTTATTACTACGCTATGTGCTGCTATAAGCTCGTTCCTTCTTGCGATATTGGTTAAACGCGACCAATCCAAACAAGCCTACGCGGCCGCCTTCAGTGAGCAGCTTTTCGGAATAGCGGCATTGGTACTTTTATTTTTAAGCGGTTTGCTGGAAATCAATCACCAGCTCCTGAACCATTATCCGGGCAGCGGGCTTAATACCTTGTACATGATGGTTTACACGCCTGTGTTCGTATTCATCTATTACACATTATCCGCAAAAATAGAGGTCATCAACTTTGCCAATGGCGTAAAACTTGCCATCTTGCTGGCCTGCGTTACCGTTTATCTGATCCTGATGCCGCAATACTATGACCTTCAGCATTTAATGCTTGAGGGCGGCAAACCAGCTGCCAGTCATTTCATTGCACATTGGATAGGTACTGTATTTGTAGGATTACTATTTTACCGGGTGATCCGCCTTTGCCAGCAAACCCTGGATGAGGGCGCGAAAAAAGTGTTTACCTGGGTATTGAGTGCCGGCGTTGTTTTATTTTTGAGTTTAGAGGTAAGCCTGATGAGCAACCTGATGTTCTTCAGCAAAACCAACACTATAGATAGCATAGAAACCGTATACGTTAAAACGGGCTTGCCTGTGCTATGGGGCTTGCTTTCCTTCGCGCTGATGTGGCTGGGGATGAAGTATAAACTCAAAGCAATGCGCGTGGCCTCATTAACATTGTTCTCGCTTACCTTATTAAAATTATTTTTGTTCGATATTAAAAATATCCCGGTTTGGGGTAAAATAGCTGCTTTCTTTTGTTTGGGGGTACTATTGCTTATTGTGGCATTTATGTACCAGCGAACAGCAAAAAAATCCATCGCCGATGATGAAGCTAAAAAAAATGAATAA
- a CDS encoding alpha-L-rhamnosidase C-terminal domain-containing protein, translating into MKIFFKCCFFALFLFTITSVFGQTINPALLKHQWKASWITVPQEPLKDYGVYYFRKNIELAAKPASFVVHVSADNRYKLYVNQTLVSLGPARGDTYYWNYETVDLAPYLQAGKNLIAAVVWNDGDYRPEAQISLQTGFIMQGNTPAEEIINTNKTWKCIRDKSFQPVTGIGWHPYYVAGPGERIDLNQSIKDWNTTGLDDNSWKNAIRIDNGNPKGITNAFGWMLVPSSIPAMEMTLQRIPVLRKADGISIPSSFPATKTTITIPANTSTTLLLDQTYLTNAYLTLNFSKGKNAGIGITYTESLFKSLSGPEGPVKGNRNDVDGKIFVGRRDSIVSDGATGNSFTTLTWRTFRYVEVKITTKNEPLVIDDIYGTFTGYPFKLNAKLDTPNPEMQQMLDIGWRTARLCAGETYTDCPYYEQLQYVGDTRIQALVSFYNSGDDRLVRNAINQMDHSRLAEGITLSRHPSFSPQIISTFSLWYIGMLHDYWMYRPDSLFIKDKLPGMRDVLNFFSKYQQTDGSLKDTPYWTFVDWVNDKGWDFGQAPKSAKGTSAILDMQLMWAYQQAAEMETKMGMPAFAAMYKAKAAQLKTAIQNKYWDAGKKLYADTEDKQLFSQHTNSIAILAGMVNNATAHDISLKLLSDTTLTRCTIYFKYYLHQAMVKGGLGDGYLNWLNIWRDNIKMGLTTWAEISDLDHNRSDCHAWGASPNIEFYRTILGVDSYAPGFSKIKIEPHLGQIKNISGEVPHPNGKVYARYMFEKGKWNINITLPHSTTGVFVWKGKTFTLKTGNNSLSI; encoded by the coding sequence ATGAAGATATTTTTTAAATGCTGCTTTTTTGCGCTTTTCCTTTTTACTATAACATCCGTTTTCGGGCAAACCATCAATCCGGCGCTTTTAAAACACCAGTGGAAAGCATCCTGGATCACCGTTCCCCAGGAACCGTTAAAAGATTATGGTGTGTATTACTTCAGAAAAAATATTGAACTGGCAGCTAAACCGGCATCATTTGTAGTTCATGTTTCTGCCGATAACCGCTATAAGCTTTATGTTAACCAAACGCTGGTTTCATTAGGCCCGGCCCGGGGAGACACCTATTACTGGAACTATGAAACGGTTGATCTGGCCCCGTATCTTCAGGCAGGCAAAAACCTTATCGCCGCTGTAGTATGGAATGATGGTGATTATCGCCCCGAGGCGCAGATCTCGCTGCAAACAGGTTTCATTATGCAGGGTAACACCCCGGCCGAAGAGATCATCAACACCAATAAAACCTGGAAGTGTATCCGCGATAAATCATTTCAACCTGTAACCGGTATTGGCTGGCATCCTTATTATGTTGCAGGGCCGGGTGAAAGGATAGATTTAAACCAATCTATAAAAGATTGGAACACGACCGGGCTTGATGACAATAGTTGGAAAAACGCTATCCGTATTGACAACGGGAATCCAAAAGGAATAACCAATGCCTTTGGCTGGATGCTGGTTCCATCCTCAATACCCGCCATGGAAATGACCCTGCAAAGGATTCCCGTGTTAAGAAAAGCCGATGGCATCAGTATACCATCCTCATTCCCTGCAACCAAAACAACCATTACTATCCCGGCTAATACTTCAACTACTTTACTGCTCGATCAAACGTATTTAACCAACGCTTATTTAACGCTCAATTTCAGCAAGGGGAAAAACGCCGGTATTGGTATCACTTATACCGAATCGTTGTTTAAAAGTTTAAGCGGCCCGGAAGGCCCGGTTAAAGGGAACCGTAATGATGTAGACGGAAAGATCTTTGTTGGCAGGCGGGATAGCATCGTTTCGGATGGAGCTACGGGTAATTCATTCACCACCTTAACCTGGCGTACTTTCAGGTATGTTGAAGTAAAAATAACAACCAAAAATGAGCCCCTGGTTATTGACGATATCTACGGAACATTCACCGGGTATCCCTTTAAGCTGAATGCCAAACTGGACACGCCAAACCCCGAAATGCAGCAGATGCTGGATATTGGCTGGCGCACCGCCCGCCTTTGCGCCGGCGAAACCTATACCGATTGCCCTTATTATGAACAGTTGCAATACGTAGGCGATACCCGCATCCAGGCGCTGGTATCTTTTTATAACAGCGGCGACGACCGGCTGGTCCGCAACGCCATCAACCAGATGGATCATTCAAGGCTGGCGGAAGGGATCACGCTGAGCCGCCATCCTTCATTCTCACCCCAAATTATTTCCACCTTTTCGTTATGGTATATTGGCATGCTGCATGATTACTGGATGTACCGCCCCGATAGTTTATTTATAAAAGATAAGTTGCCGGGGATGCGCGATGTACTGAACTTTTTCAGCAAATATCAACAAACTGATGGCTCATTAAAAGATACTCCCTACTGGACATTTGTTGACTGGGTAAATGATAAAGGCTGGGATTTCGGCCAGGCGCCTAAAAGCGCCAAAGGTACATCGGCTATATTGGACATGCAGTTGATGTGGGCTTACCAACAAGCTGCCGAAATGGAAACTAAGATGGGGATGCCTGCATTTGCCGCAATGTATAAGGCCAAAGCTGCACAGTTAAAAACCGCTATTCAAAACAAATACTGGGATGCAGGCAAAAAACTTTATGCCGATACCGAGGACAAGCAATTGTTTTCGCAGCACACCAATTCCATAGCAATATTAGCCGGTATGGTAAATAACGCGACTGCGCATGACATCAGCTTAAAACTCTTGAGCGATACCACGCTCACCAGGTGTACCATCTACTTTAAATATTACCTGCACCAGGCGATGGTAAAAGGAGGCTTGGGCGATGGTTATTTAAACTGGCTTAACATATGGCGCGATAATATCAAAATGGGTTTAACCACCTGGGCCGAGATCTCCGATCTTGACCATAACCGCTCCGACTGCCATGCATGGGGAGCAAGTCCTAACATTGAATTTTATCGAACTATTTTAGGAGTGGATAGTTATGCACCCGGTTTCAGTAAAATAAAAATTGAACCGCATTTAGGGCAGATCAAAAATATTAGCGGCGAGGTACCGCATCCTAACGGAAAAGTTTATGCCAGGTATATGTTTGAAAAAGGGAAATGGAATATAAATATAACCTTGCCGCACAGTACAACTGGCGTTTTTGTATGGAAAGGAAAAACTTTTACACTTAAAACTGGTAATAACAGTTTAAGTATTTGA